The Candidatus Pelagibacter sp. IMCC9063 genome has a window encoding:
- a CDS encoding S9 family peptidase, translating into MKNTTPKLRKETKVIKIHSDELNDDYAWIKQDNWQEVLQKPQVLNSEVLNYLNEENKFTDSQLEDQITLKQTIFKELKGRIKDKDSSVPIKDGNFSYFMEYAEGSEYPCYKRSNLGKTDVIFDAQKRSIGQKFFNIASISHSHDHRYIAYNIDKNGSENYLLSVEDLVEGKIITKDIPDTTGEIVWDTNNQFIYYIGLDNNQRPNKIFQHKIGENYKKDILIFEEKDSAFFCSVSISQSKKYLLIRTADHQTSEYYTKDLSQINASIKLFSKRVKKEEYEIDHREGHFYILTNYNECKNFKIMVCEETCFSKENWKEFILYKKNILILDFLILKKWIIYLQRFDGLNQIVIRNLDDDEEHTIHFDEKAYELDLSDQYEFDTDWIRFSFSSPITPKSIFDYNCKTKEKVLKKTQEIPSGFDSNLYTCERFFCESHDGAEVPITVFYKKDLKLDGSNPLLLYGYGSYGITIPDSFSNSRFSLIDRGFIYAIAHVRGGREKGQEWYEEGKLLKKKNTFLDFIACAESLCKKKYTAPKKIIAQGGSAGGLLMGYIANERPDLFLGIVAQVPFVDICNTMLDEDLPLTVTEIPEWGDLKNNKEAFKYIRSYSPYDNVKKQEYPHMLITGGVTDPRVTYWEMTKWTAKIRDYKKDNNLLLLKMNMDAGHSGASGRYDYLNEIALDYIFCLKITSQ; encoded by the coding sequence ATGAAGAATACCACACCCAAACTTCGCAAGGAAACAAAAGTCATTAAAATTCATAGCGACGAATTAAACGATGATTATGCTTGGATTAAACAAGATAATTGGCAAGAAGTTTTGCAAAAACCTCAGGTTTTAAATTCTGAAGTGCTAAATTATTTAAATGAAGAAAATAAATTCACTGACAGTCAACTAGAAGACCAAATAACTCTCAAACAAACAATTTTTAAAGAACTAAAAGGAAGAATTAAAGACAAGGATTCGTCTGTTCCTATTAAAGACGGAAATTTTTCTTACTTTATGGAATATGCCGAAGGATCTGAGTACCCATGTTACAAAAGATCAAACCTTGGTAAAACTGACGTCATTTTTGATGCTCAAAAAAGATCCATTGGTCAAAAATTTTTTAATATAGCCTCTATTAGTCATAGCCATGACCATCGATATATTGCCTACAATATTGATAAAAACGGAAGTGAAAATTACCTACTTTCTGTAGAAGATCTTGTAGAAGGAAAAATTATTACTAAAGACATACCAGATACTACAGGGGAGATTGTTTGGGATACGAACAATCAATTCATTTATTATATTGGGCTAGATAATAATCAAAGACCTAATAAAATTTTTCAACATAAAATTGGTGAAAATTATAAAAAAGATATCTTAATTTTTGAAGAAAAAGATTCTGCTTTTTTTTGTTCTGTGTCTATTTCCCAAAGTAAAAAATATTTACTCATTAGAACTGCAGATCATCAAACCAGTGAATACTATACCAAAGATCTATCTCAAATAAATGCTTCTATTAAATTATTTTCTAAAAGAGTTAAAAAAGAAGAATATGAAATAGATCATCGTGAAGGTCATTTTTACATTTTAACCAATTACAATGAGTGTAAAAATTTTAAAATCATGGTTTGTGAAGAGACTTGTTTTTCCAAGGAAAATTGGAAAGAGTTTATTTTATACAAAAAAAATATTTTAATTTTAGATTTTTTAATTCTTAAAAAGTGGATTATATACCTTCAGCGTTTTGATGGCTTAAATCAAATTGTTATTCGAAATTTAGATGATGACGAAGAACATACTATCCATTTTGATGAAAAAGCTTATGAGCTTGATCTTTCGGATCAATATGAGTTTGATACTGACTGGATAAGATTCTCTTTTTCATCACCTATTACGCCAAAATCTATTTTTGATTATAACTGCAAAACCAAAGAGAAAGTTTTAAAAAAAACTCAAGAAATACCATCAGGATTTGATTCTAATTTGTATACTTGTGAAAGATTTTTCTGCGAATCTCATGATGGAGCTGAGGTTCCCATCACCGTTTTTTATAAAAAAGATTTGAAGTTAGATGGATCCAACCCTTTGCTACTTTATGGATATGGAAGTTATGGAATTACAATTCCAGATTCTTTTTCTAACAGTAGATTTTCTTTGATTGATAGAGGTTTTATATACGCAATAGCCCACGTAAGAGGTGGAAGAGAGAAAGGCCAAGAATGGTATGAAGAAGGAAAGTTGCTTAAGAAAAAAAACACTTTTTTAGATTTTATTGCTTGTGCGGAATCGCTTTGCAAAAAAAAATATACTGCTCCAAAAAAAATTATTGCCCAAGGTGGTTCTGCGGGAGGATTACTAATGGGTTATATAGCCAATGAAAGGCCTGATCTTTTTTTAGGAATTGTTGCACAAGTACCCTTTGTAGATATTTGCAACACCATGCTAGATGAGGATTTACCTTTAACTGTTACTGAAATTCCAGAATGGGGGGACTTAAAAAATAACAAAGAAGCCTTTAAATATATAAGAAGCTACTCACCTTATGATAATGTAAAAAAACAAGAGTATCCCCATATGTTAATCACCGGTGGTGTAACCGATCCTAGGGTTACTTATTGGGAAATGACTAAATGGACTGCTAAAATTAGAGATTACAAAAAAGATAACAACCTATTACTCCTTAAAATGAATATGGATGCAGGTCATAGTGGAGCTAGTGGTAGGTACGATTATTTAAATGAAATTGCTTTGGATTATATCTTTTGCTTAAAAATAACTTCTCAATAA
- a CDS encoding phosphoribosyltransferase, with amino-acid sequence MVKKLLVNWDDYNHTVEKLAIQVHDSGFKPDLLIGIMRGGAPIIDVLSRIFKIKCAYLAVESYSGEDLEDKQGQIIFSREMSSTVHSMGGNILLCDDLSDTGVTLKQSIAWLEKYPAIKDDIKEIRTAVLWKKLHSTYEPDYCANKLDDNPWIVQPFENYELLSIEEIKKIHSKS; translated from the coding sequence ATGGTAAAAAAACTTTTAGTTAATTGGGACGATTATAATCACACCGTAGAAAAACTTGCAATTCAAGTGCATGACAGTGGATTTAAACCAGATTTATTAATAGGAATAATGAGGGGTGGAGCTCCAATCATTGATGTTTTAAGTAGAATTTTTAAAATCAAGTGTGCCTATCTAGCAGTAGAATCTTATAGTGGAGAAGATTTGGAAGATAAGCAGGGACAAATTATTTTTTCTAGAGAGATGAGTTCAACCGTTCATTCTATGGGTGGGAATATATTATTATGTGATGATCTCTCAGATACAGGAGTAACTTTAAAACAAAGTATTGCTTGGTTAGAAAAATACCCAGCGATCAAAGATGATATTAAAGAAATTAGAACAGCAGTCCTTTGGAAAAAATTACACTCTACGTATGAACCTGATTACTGTGCAAATAAATTAGATGATAATCCTTGGATTGTTCAGCCTTTTGAAAATTATGAACTCTTATCTATTGAAGAAATTAAGAAGATTCATTCCAAGTCTTAA
- a CDS encoding glutamate--cysteine ligase, translated as MQIDTNSLIVDKEQLINFFKDGSKASGLKIGTEHEKFLFNIKTKKPIGYQGPQSIEKIFELLEQNGWIPIHDEKSVVGLKKNNKSITLEPGLQIELSGEPLDNVHETCKEVNEYLDEMVEVCKKLNIGLVGNGFNPNATFNEISKLPKKRYDIMRNYMPTRGTHGLDMMHRTCGTQINLDYKNEEDYKIKTRVATCLIPIALSIFSNSPFTESKLNNYLSYRSFIWQNTDSDRSGLIDFFMSDENSFEKYVDFALDVPMYFVTRNNKILDASGESFRNFLTGDLKKIPNIKPDLKDWEAHISTIFHEIRIKTYMEIRSADSCSWSGLCSIPAFWTGLLYDEESLNHAHDLTKDWKFEEVNNAYLEAAKNGLNTNMRNEPIFEHANKFIEISKQGLVRRGIKNRSNKDESIFLNEIQEMIKSRKTPATMLIEKYNSSWKENINILFDEEAF; from the coding sequence ATGCAAATAGACACAAATTCGCTCATTGTTGACAAGGAGCAGTTAATTAATTTTTTTAAAGATGGCTCCAAAGCCTCTGGTTTAAAAATAGGAACCGAGCATGAAAAATTTTTATTTAATATAAAAACTAAAAAGCCTATTGGATATCAGGGACCGCAAAGTATAGAAAAAATATTTGAATTATTAGAACAAAATGGCTGGATTCCTATTCACGATGAGAAAAGTGTTGTCGGTTTAAAAAAAAATAACAAAAGCATAACATTAGAGCCGGGACTACAAATAGAACTTTCTGGAGAGCCGCTTGATAACGTCCATGAGACCTGCAAAGAAGTAAATGAATACCTAGATGAAATGGTGGAGGTTTGTAAAAAGCTCAATATTGGTCTGGTAGGAAATGGTTTTAATCCCAATGCTACTTTTAATGAAATATCTAAATTACCAAAAAAACGTTACGATATTATGCGTAACTACATGCCAACAAGAGGTACACATGGGCTTGATATGATGCATCGTACTTGTGGAACTCAAATTAATTTAGATTATAAAAATGAAGAGGATTACAAAATAAAAACAAGAGTTGCTACCTGCTTAATTCCTATCGCACTCTCTATCTTTTCCAACTCTCCTTTTACGGAATCGAAATTAAACAATTACTTATCCTACCGCTCCTTTATTTGGCAAAATACAGATTCGGACAGATCAGGACTAATTGATTTTTTTATGAGCGATGAAAACAGTTTTGAAAAATATGTAGATTTTGCTTTGGATGTTCCTATGTATTTTGTCACAAGAAATAACAAAATATTAGATGCGAGCGGTGAAAGCTTCAGAAATTTTTTAACAGGTGATTTAAAGAAAATACCAAATATTAAGCCAGACCTCAAAGATTGGGAAGCTCATATTTCCACTATTTTTCATGAAATTCGTATAAAAACATATATGGAGATTAGGTCTGCAGATTCATGTTCTTGGTCGGGACTTTGTTCTATACCTGCCTTTTGGACCGGGCTTCTCTATGACGAAGAGTCACTAAATCACGCTCATGATTTAACCAAAGACTGGAAATTTGAGGAGGTAAACAATGCTTATTTAGAAGCAGCTAAAAACGGTCTGAATACCAATATGCGAAACGAACCCATTTTTGAGCATGCTAATAAATTTATTGAAATATCTAAGCAAGGGCTGGTTAGAAGGGGAATTAAAAACAGGTCCAATAAAGATGAATCTATTTTTTTAAACGAAATACAGGAAATGATTAAATCAAGAAAAACACCTGCCACCATGCTAATAGAGAAATATAACTCTAGCTGGAAAGAAAATATAAACATTTTATTTGATGAAGAAGCTTTTTAA
- a CDS encoding MFS transporter — protein sequence MDKNFFENKKAIIILVAASLVVFISMGIRQTWGLFYSFFETDLGFTRTQFGLAIAVQMVFWGTLAPVFGFLADRFGPSKVVAFAFLIYIFGVYLLVQGPKNVFEFQTSLGILVGIALGGTAMSVPISAVGKFFSNKNRTIATGLVTASASIGFFLLPMFAKFSNDTFGWQLTLEYYIYLLIFGLFCSLFLLKKEYVDETNNQFTRDQTAPKAVQEAFQHKGYQLLTAGFFVCGFQITLVATHMPGYIEETGLPDWTAAAILSLIGVFNIFGTLTMGYLSSKYSKKILLSWLYFLRAIALILFLLFPSSIYVALGFGVIFGLLWLATIPPTNGIVAQIFGTKYLTTLFGIVFFSHQMGSFLGAYLGGYFYDQFGSYNYAWYLSILLSVFAGLVHLPIDEKPIVRVAPINS from the coding sequence ATGGACAAAAATTTTTTTGAAAACAAAAAAGCAATAATTATTTTAGTGGCTGCGTCGCTAGTTGTTTTCATTTCAATGGGAATAAGACAAACATGGGGTTTGTTCTATAGTTTTTTTGAGACAGATTTAGGATTTACTAGAACACAGTTTGGTTTGGCTATTGCTGTTCAAATGGTTTTTTGGGGAACCCTCGCGCCTGTTTTTGGTTTCCTAGCTGATAGGTTTGGACCAAGCAAAGTAGTTGCTTTTGCTTTCCTAATTTATATTTTTGGTGTCTACTTGTTGGTTCAAGGACCAAAAAATGTTTTTGAGTTCCAAACTAGTTTGGGAATCTTAGTTGGAATTGCATTAGGGGGAACTGCAATGTCTGTTCCTATTTCAGCTGTAGGAAAATTTTTTTCAAATAAAAATAGAACTATAGCTACCGGCTTAGTTACAGCCTCAGCTTCAATCGGTTTTTTTTTACTGCCTATGTTTGCAAAGTTTTCCAATGATACATTTGGTTGGCAACTCACTTTGGAATATTACATTTATCTTCTTATTTTTGGACTTTTTTGCTCACTATTTCTATTAAAAAAAGAATATGTAGATGAAACTAATAATCAATTTACCAGAGATCAGACTGCACCTAAAGCTGTACAGGAAGCTTTCCAACATAAAGGCTATCAATTATTAACAGCTGGCTTTTTTGTTTGTGGTTTTCAAATTACTTTAGTGGCAACGCACATGCCTGGCTATATAGAAGAAACGGGCTTGCCAGACTGGACTGCCGCAGCAATTCTTTCCTTAATAGGAGTATTTAATATTTTTGGTACATTAACTATGGGATACCTCTCTTCCAAGTATAGTAAAAAAATTCTTCTAAGTTGGCTTTATTTTTTAAGAGCAATTGCACTTATTCTATTTTTATTATTTCCATCTTCTATTTATGTGGCACTTGGATTTGGAGTTATTTTTGGACTTTTGTGGTTAGCAACTATTCCACCTACCAATGGAATTGTAGCTCAAATTTTTGGAACTAAATACTTAACCACTTTATTTGGAATTGTTTTTTTTAGTCATCAGATGGGATCTTTTCTAGGAGCATATCTTGGTGGGTATTTTTATGATCAGTTTGGAAGTTATAATTATGCTTGGTATTTATCAATATTACTTTCGGTTTTTGCAGGTTTAGTACATTTGCCTATTGATGAAAAGCCCATTGTTCGGGTTGCACCAATTAATTCTTAA
- a CDS encoding DnaJ domain-containing protein, whose translation MNFLFLGIVIFLTVYGFLWLMANVESKAFSTFFRFSTIGISILAIIVLFFVGRYLLSLPFFALILGALKKKVFNVFNIVYLFKLLSSAKKQGPSFYQKSQGSNSSGISKEEAFQVLGVKPGCNKDDIIKAHKDLIQSLHPDKSGNHYLASKINNARDILLKEYS comes from the coding sequence ATGAATTTTTTATTTTTAGGTATTGTTATTTTTTTAACTGTATACGGCTTTTTATGGTTGATGGCCAATGTTGAGTCCAAAGCATTTTCTACTTTTTTTAGATTTTCCACCATTGGTATATCGATCTTAGCTATTATTGTTTTGTTTTTTGTGGGAAGGTATTTGCTATCACTCCCGTTTTTTGCCTTAATACTTGGAGCTTTAAAAAAAAAAGTGTTTAATGTTTTTAATATTGTTTACTTATTTAAACTTTTATCTTCTGCAAAAAAGCAAGGCCCATCTTTTTATCAAAAGTCACAAGGAAGTAATTCTTCTGGCATTAGTAAAGAGGAAGCCTTTCAGGTTTTGGGAGTCAAGCCAGGTTGCAATAAGGATGATATCATTAAAGCACATAAAGATTTGATACAAAGTTTACACCCAGACAAAAGTGGTAATCATTATTTAGCTAGTAAAATAAACAACGCAAGAGATATCTTATTAAAAGAATATAGTTAG
- a CDS encoding DNA-3-methyladenine glycosylase family protein: MKKPKYWSLAKKTLSKKDKVIKKIIATHSGSLVSRNDPFFSLCRSIIGQQISVQSADSVWKKFSHKAKKIIPKNILNLSKSQLSSCGLSRQKIEYLKILAKKFDDKSIDIKKLKEMDDEEAIKYLSEVKGIGRWTAEMFLFFNQLRPDIYPVQDIGLLKAISKNYKTAYPPPQKKIEELKKLWSPYATVATWYMWRSIDPVPVKY, from the coding sequence ATGAAAAAACCCAAATATTGGAGTTTGGCCAAAAAAACTTTATCTAAAAAAGACAAAGTAATTAAAAAAATTATTGCTACGCATAGTGGATCTTTGGTTTCTAGGAACGATCCTTTCTTTTCCCTTTGCAGATCCATTATTGGTCAACAGATATCTGTACAGTCTGCAGATTCTGTGTGGAAAAAATTCTCTCATAAAGCAAAAAAAATAATTCCTAAAAATATTTTAAACCTCTCCAAATCTCAATTGTCTAGCTGTGGGCTATCACGACAAAAAATTGAATATCTTAAAATTTTGGCTAAAAAATTTGATGATAAAAGTATTGATATTAAGAAGTTAAAAGAAATGGATGATGAAGAGGCTATTAAATACCTAAGCGAAGTGAAGGGAATTGGACGTTGGACAGCTGAAATGTTTTTGTTTTTTAATCAATTGCGCCCAGATATTTATCCAGTTCAAGATATTGGTTTGCTCAAAGCAATATCTAAAAACTACAAAACAGCATACCCCCCGCCTCAAAAAAAAATAGAAGAGCTTAAAAAATTATGGTCTCCTTATGCAACTGTTGCCACTTGGTATATGTGGAGAAGCATTGATCCAGTCCCCGTTAAATACTAG
- a CDS encoding NCS2 family permease, with product MLEKYFNYKQHKTDFKTEVTAGFTTFLTMAYIMFLNPLILSDGGFDFGGVFTATILAAALACFIMGFYGKTWPIGLAPGMGLNAFIAFGVCKGMGYSPAEALGAVFVAGMVFLIISLTPLRAWIINSIPRSLKLGIGAGIGLFLAIIGFEIMGVTADHPVTLVTLGNLKSPIVLLGCFAFVSMIILEKLKVKGNIIIGILVFSIIAWVSGIAKFNGVVGAIPPMTHLMTFDLSAALSASMITVVFTLFFVDFFDTAGTLTSVANVAGKVDSKGNVKDIERAMLSDSVGTVAGSMLGTSNVTSYVESGAGVKEGGKTGMTSIVIGVCFLLCLFFAPLATSLPKEIDGAALVYVSILFVRNIVNIEWDDIGESAPAVIAMIAMPLTYSISTGMALAFISYALIKLGSGKVKGVSPAIWLIAILGTISIAI from the coding sequence ATGTTAGAAAAATATTTTAATTACAAACAACACAAGACAGACTTTAAAACAGAAGTAACCGCCGGGTTTACAACTTTTTTAACCATGGCTTATATTATGTTTTTAAATCCATTAATTTTATCAGACGGTGGTTTTGATTTTGGTGGAGTATTTACAGCAACTATTTTAGCTGCAGCTTTAGCTTGTTTCATCATGGGCTTTTACGGAAAAACTTGGCCCATTGGACTGGCGCCAGGAATGGGACTGAATGCATTCATTGCATTTGGAGTGTGTAAAGGCATGGGCTATTCACCTGCAGAAGCGTTAGGTGCTGTGTTCGTAGCGGGTATGGTTTTCTTAATCATATCACTTACACCTTTAAGAGCTTGGATCATTAATTCCATACCAAGAAGTTTGAAGTTAGGAATTGGTGCGGGTATTGGATTGTTCTTAGCTATCATTGGATTTGAAATCATGGGAGTGACTGCAGATCATCCTGTAACTTTAGTAACACTTGGAAACTTAAAAAGCCCTATCGTTTTACTTGGATGCTTTGCGTTTGTATCTATGATTATTTTAGAAAAACTAAAAGTGAAAGGAAATATCATTATCGGTATTTTGGTCTTTAGTATCATTGCTTGGGTTTCTGGAATTGCAAAGTTTAATGGTGTGGTCGGAGCTATTCCGCCAATGACACATTTAATGACTTTTGATCTGAGCGCAGCATTATCTGCAAGCATGATCACTGTTGTGTTTACACTATTCTTTGTAGATTTTTTCGATACTGCAGGTACGCTTACATCAGTTGCAAATGTAGCTGGCAAAGTTGACTCTAAAGGAAACGTAAAAGATATTGAGAGAGCAATGCTTTCAGACAGTGTTGGTACTGTTGCTGGATCTATGCTTGGTACATCGAATGTAACGAGCTACGTTGAATCGGGAGCTGGGGTAAAAGAAGGCGGAAAGACAGGAATGACTTCTATAGTTATAGGAGTTTGTTTTTTGCTATGCTTATTCTTTGCACCACTAGCAACATCCCTTCCTAAAGAAATCGATGGCGCAGCTTTAGTCTATGTTTCTATTCTGTTTGTGAGAAACATTGTGAACATAGAATGGGATGACATAGGAGAGTCTGCACCTGCTGTTATCGCAATGATTGCCATGCCACTAACATATAGTATTAGCACTGGAATGGCTTTGGCCTTTATTTCTTATGCTTTAATTAAGTTAGGAAGTGGAAAAGTTAAAGGGGTATCACCAGCAATTTGGTTAATAGCAATACTTGGAACTATCAGTATCGCTATATAA
- a CDS encoding DUF1330 domain-containing protein translates to MKGYWIAIYKKIENQENLGDYGKNATKAIIDHGGKPLVRGGKYKTLEGNNIPRTVIWEFPNYDSAITCYNSKEYQDAWSLAKDTTERDLEIVEGV, encoded by the coding sequence ATGAAAGGATATTGGATCGCAATTTATAAAAAAATAGAAAACCAGGAAAACCTTGGGGATTACGGAAAAAATGCAACTAAAGCTATTATAGATCATGGTGGAAAACCTTTGGTACGAGGTGGCAAATACAAAACCTTAGAGGGAAATAACATTCCTCGAACCGTAATATGGGAGTTTCCTAATTATGATTCTGCCATTACTTGCTACAATTCTAAAGAATATCAAGATGCATGGTCTCTTGCAAAAGATACAACAGAAAGAGATTTAGAAATTGTTGAGGGAGTCTAG
- the gshB gene encoding glutathione synthase, producing the protein MKKLFNIAIQMDPWSTINPKGDSTYSLALEAQKRGHKLFCYSPNNLSLENNKVNAKGNFFTLSSNKTKFFSLKKIKKMNLNLMDVVLVRQDPPFNMNYITATYLLEKLSDKVLVINNPKHIRDYPEKLSMFDFDKIIPPTLVSGDLQEILQFNKKNKISIIKPLYGNGGEGIEKIDSNKARNKKLVNNLLKKYKLPIIVQKFIKEISLGDRRIILIDGEYVGSVARIPAKNSIKANFHAGGSAKKTNLVFRDKKICNLLKPFLKKKGLFFVGIDTIGNYLTEINVTSPTGIQEINQLNNIKIEELFWDKIEKKLKKIIKLLLRSYF; encoded by the coding sequence ATGAAGAAGCTTTTTAATATTGCCATACAAATGGATCCTTGGAGCACAATTAATCCCAAGGGAGACAGCACTTATAGCCTAGCATTAGAAGCTCAAAAAAGAGGACATAAATTATTTTGTTATTCCCCCAATAATCTTTCCTTAGAAAACAATAAAGTGAACGCTAAAGGTAATTTTTTTACTTTAAGCTCAAATAAAACTAAATTTTTTAGTTTAAAAAAAATAAAAAAAATGAACTTAAATTTAATGGACGTTGTTTTAGTTAGGCAGGACCCTCCATTTAATATGAATTATATTACAGCAACTTATTTATTAGAAAAGCTATCAGACAAAGTATTAGTTATTAACAATCCAAAACATATCCGCGACTATCCTGAAAAGCTATCCATGTTTGACTTTGACAAAATTATACCTCCCACTTTAGTTTCGGGTGATCTTCAGGAAATTTTGCAATTTAATAAAAAAAATAAAATTTCAATTATAAAACCACTTTATGGAAATGGAGGAGAGGGTATTGAAAAAATTGATTCAAACAAAGCTAGAAACAAAAAATTAGTAAATAATTTGCTAAAGAAATATAAATTGCCCATTATTGTTCAAAAATTTATTAAAGAAATAAGCTTAGGAGACAGAAGGATTATTTTGATTGATGGTGAATATGTAGGATCCGTTGCTCGCATACCAGCTAAGAATAGTATTAAAGCTAATTTTCATGCGGGTGGTTCAGCCAAAAAAACTAATTTAGTATTTCGTGACAAAAAAATATGCAATTTACTTAAACCTTTTTTGAAAAAGAAAGGTCTGTTTTTTGTAGGGATCGATACAATCGGAAATTATTTAACTGAAATTAATGTAACTTCGCCCACAGGAATTCAGGAGATTAATCAGCTCAACAATATTAAGATCGAAGAACTATTTTGGGATAAGATAGAAAAAAAATTAAAAAAAATAATTAAATTATTATTGAGAAGTTATTTTTAA
- a CDS encoding aminotransferase class III-fold pyridoxal phosphate-dependent enzyme, translated as MEKNEGIIPNSLNEHWMPFSANREFKENPRLIVGAQGVYLKDHLGRSQIDASSGLYCNPLGHGRKEIINAVTKQLEKLDYCQPFHQGFGGSFELATKIASQTPDGLNKIFYTICGSTAVESAIKIAFTYHRLNGNEKRYRFVGREKGYHGMNIGAMSVGGMPNNIKGYDNIMMPGVLRMRHTQLSDHKFVEGQPDTGIELANDLEKFVKEHGEDSIAACIVEPISGSVGIIVPPKGYLKRLREICDQYKIILIFDEVVTGWARTGSMFASEEFDVTPDIMTLAKATTNGIMPMGVVVVKDEIYNSIVDKAPKDTIELFHGYTYSAIPAAVAAGLAVQDIFEKENILKRVQDLIPYFLKSLFSLKDLEGVENIRGYGLLGAIDLKNKGHVAGAGFECFKICYENGINLKSTGDTLILAPPFICEKKHIDEIMDKLKKAISIYNQK; from the coding sequence ATGGAAAAAAATGAAGGTATAATTCCCAATTCACTAAATGAGCACTGGATGCCATTTTCTGCAAACAGAGAATTTAAAGAAAATCCAAGATTAATTGTTGGTGCTCAAGGAGTTTACTTAAAAGATCATTTAGGAAGATCGCAAATTGATGCTAGTTCTGGCCTATATTGCAACCCGCTTGGTCATGGAAGAAAAGAGATTATTAATGCCGTTACCAAACAACTGGAGAAATTAGATTATTGTCAGCCATTTCACCAGGGCTTTGGTGGCTCATTTGAACTTGCAACTAAAATTGCCAGCCAAACTCCTGATGGTTTAAATAAAATTTTTTATACGATTTGTGGTTCTACTGCTGTAGAGAGCGCTATCAAGATTGCTTTTACTTATCATAGATTAAATGGAAACGAAAAACGCTATCGTTTTGTTGGTAGAGAAAAAGGTTATCATGGAATGAATATTGGGGCGATGTCGGTGGGTGGTATGCCGAATAATATTAAAGGCTATGATAATATTATGATGCCTGGAGTTTTGCGTATGAGACACACTCAGTTGTCTGATCATAAGTTTGTAGAAGGTCAGCCAGATACTGGAATAGAGCTAGCAAACGATCTTGAAAAATTTGTAAAAGAGCATGGGGAAGATAGTATTGCAGCATGCATAGTAGAGCCGATTTCAGGATCGGTTGGCATTATAGTTCCTCCAAAAGGATATTTAAAAAGACTAAGAGAAATTTGTGATCAATATAAAATAATTTTAATTTTTGATGAAGTGGTAACTGGCTGGGCTAGAACAGGCTCTATGTTTGCATCTGAAGAATTTGATGTCACTCCCGATATAATGACTTTAGCCAAAGCAACTACTAATGGGATTATGCCCATGGGTGTGGTTGTAGTTAAAGACGAAATATACAACTCAATTGTTGATAAAGCGCCCAAAGATACCATAGAACTTTTCCATGGATACACTTACTCCGCTATACCTGCCGCTGTCGCTGCTGGTTTGGCTGTACAAGATATTTTTGAAAAAGAAAATATTCTTAAAAGAGTTCAAGATTTAATTCCTTATTTTTTAAAAAGCTTATTTTCTCTTAAAGACTTAGAAGGAGTAGAAAATATTAGAGGCTATGGATTGCTGGGTGCTATTGACTTAAAAAATAAAGGACATGTTGCTGGAGCTGGATTTGAATGTTTTAAAATTTGTTATGAAAATGGAATTAATTTAAAGTCTACTGGAGACACATTAATTTTAGCACCTCCATTTATTTGCGAAAAGAAACATATCGACGAAATTATGGATAAACTTAAAAAGGCTATCTCTATTTATAATCAAAAATAA